A stretch of DNA from Amphiprion ocellaris isolate individual 3 ecotype Okinawa chromosome 18, ASM2253959v1, whole genome shotgun sequence:
ATTGTTCAGTACTTGCTTGATCATGTGAGTTGGTTATAATCTACAAACatgcttttttgctgtttgtcaaaGATGGTTAGGATGTACACTACATGGGGCTAAAATACTTTTCACACCTGACTTCTAAGTTCAACTCTGAAAGTAATTCTTTTGCTCTATTCCCCTACATTTTCTGTTCATCTCTACTGAGCTCTCTAAGATGGAAAGTCAAAGATGGAGCCACAACACCAGAAAATGTACCTAAAATGATTCACATGCCACTGAGGATGATGTTACTAGAAGGAAAAAGTTCAACGTCCTGCTCACACAGAGTTCAGACCTTGTGAGTCTAacatctgttttctttcatcattttacagaAAGTTAAAGTAGATGATCGCAACGCTAAAGGAGAGAGTGCCCGAGCCCTGGCCATGATGTACGGCTACACCAAGATTGTCAGCCTCATTGACTCACGCACTCCAAGAATGAAACCAGGTTCTTAGCTTAACACcttagttttcatttttacaaaataaacggTAGTTCTTTCTTCGTCTTTTGCTGTCTGATTGATCTGGGTGTGTTCCACCTTGTCAGGACACTTTGAAGACCTGAGCTCCTCCGAGGACTCGGACAGCGCGCCACCGAGGACGAGGCCGGGTCGAAACCGAGTTAAAGGTGTTAGCATCCACGATGGGCCTCAGGCCATCGCCAAGTTCCGAGTAGGAGGAACCAGCAAACTGTGTGGTAGTGTCACATTATATATCCGACCTGTATTTGTGCTGAgccacagtttttacagtgtggtggATCTACTTATGAAGGAAACTTATAcaaaagatttagattttaggAGTAAATTCAATCAGTCTGTGCATGAAGCAGGCTGATGACTACTTTTTATGTACAATTTTTCCTTGAATGCTGAAACACCATTGACATTTCATGacagaaattaaatcaaatgcagTTAATTAGACAGCTTTATTCTGTATAGTGAAATGCTTCTATTCATGGCTAAAGTTGTGGGTTGGACAGGGGTTGTTAACGTCACTTTTATCCTCTCAGAGCCTCCTGCTGTGCTGCCAGGCTACATGACGTTTCGTGATATTGGTGAACAGAACGACGGCATCTGCTACCGAGACGTGACGTCACCGATCAACGAGATGGACGGccagagcaacagcagcagaggtgagaGTTGTGTGACGTCTGAAATACGTCTTTGGAAAAAATTCACCGCAAGAAGTACAGCAGACGGTGATTAAACTAGTGTCCTCTGGCATGCTGATGAGCGGCGCTGAGTGTCAGCCAAAGAACTTATTTTGTATATGTTGCCGCAGACGACAGCCCGTTCTTTGACAACGACATGCCCACtatgaggagcagcagcagcagcagtgaaggcCTCTCTCATGTGATCGGCCTCAACTGGGAAGGCTCTGTGGAGAGTAACGAGGTGAACACATGACCTGCAGTTTTATGgacaaactgcagattttttttttttttttaaactgtgaccTACAATTGCACCTTTCTCCACCAGGACTCTGACCAGTGTAAAAAGAGCAGCTTTCGCAGAGCAAATAAGGGGCATCACTCCAAAGGCAAGACTCGCCATGGAAGCAACGATGCAGCTCACTCCAGTGGGACAGGAAACTGTGGATTACCCACACATGTCGGTTTGCCACCTTCCTACACTGGTCCAAAGGCATGCTCACTTTTTGATGTCACACTCTTGTTTATAGCCAGTTCATGcagatttgattaatttcttAGCCTAAAATCTCACATTTCTGTAGGATCTGGCAGAGTTCTTGGAGCAAATTGGCTTCTCCAAGTATCTCCCTTTACTTGAAGAGCAAGACATCGACCTGCGGATATTTCTCACCCTGACAGAGAACGATCTCAAAGAAATAGGGATCACGTAAGAAACTGCAAAGCCATTCTTTCATATTTACCccataaatgcagcattagtTCTCTTATTGAGAATCAAAGTTCAAACCTTCTGGTGCAGCACATGTGACCTTAtcttgaaaaatctaattttgtgGTCCTGTTTGAATTGTGCAATGAATTACACATATTATGTTTTCCAGTTTAAAAGATCATTTTGCAAGTCAAGAAAGTTGCATTTTGTTGCAAAGACATAGTTCAGCCCTAATTCTATTTGTGTGAAGATGCTCAGTATATGACAACAGCAGCTGTCTGTCCTTCCAGAATGAGGGGAAAAAGGATTCAAAGAGGTAAAAATCACAACAAGTCTCACATGTTGAGAGCTAAAGTCATGTGAATATAGTAAATCTATCAAGATCTTCAGTGGCTTTGGGTAGATTATAGAGAGAAGGTTACTGTGACATTTACTTGCTATTTTGGAGTGTGAAGTCTATTAAcaagttcacattttcaacaggtTTAAGAAAGACTGCGACTTTGACTtgcaaaaactgttttaaaatgtgtaacttACAGCACAATTTCAACAATGACCTTTTTCTCGCTGTGCATTTCTTTTCTGAGACCAGTTCCAGTGGCATACACCTGTGAGTGGTGGGACGTTGCCATTGGTATGAAAAACTGACTCCCGTCTTGCTTTccttttccagattgtttggACCAAAGCGCAAGATGACTTCGGCCATTGCAAGGTGGCACAGCAGCGCTCGGCCTCCCAGCGACGCTCTGGAGCAGGCTTATGCTGACCAGCTTGAGGCCGAGATGCAGGAGATGGCCATTCAGCTACACAAGGTAACCATGAAGAGAATTCTCACTGTAACTTCACTTCTGTGCTTTTTCTCAGCGTTTATCTAACCCTCCATGTGTAGCGCTGTGAGGAAGTAGAGAGCCTGCAGAGTCAGGTGTCTCAGGAGAAGGAGCTGCGTACGGTGATGGAGGGATGTCTGATGGAGGACAAAATGGCTTGGAAGAGGGTCCACGCTGAGCTGGTGGAGAACCACCGGCTGGCTCAGGACTTGAGCAGCACACTGGCCAAGGCGAGGGCCTCCCGCACTGAACTGCTGTCCTGTTTCACTGCAGATGGGAACAGCATGGAGGATAAAACTAAAAGTGACACTGGTGCTAAAGGTGAGTTAAGGTCGCCTGTGTTGGACAACATTGTAATTTCTAAACTGAAATTTCAAACATATTAAGTGATTTGACTTCTTGTTCCAGCTGGGGAGGAGCTGATGAAGAAGCTGGATTCCTTTGAAGAAGAACTAGGTAAGACGGTGTAATCTCAGTGATTAAAGCGGTTTTGTGTCAGTCTAATGCTAATGTCTGGTTGTTTGATTATTACAGCAGGGACCTTGCAAATCATGCTTCAGAGTCTGAGGCGACTGAGTGCTCCTGAAAAAGTCTCAGATAGCTGGGAGCGGCCTTAAGCTTTTCAGGTGACTACAAACTCTCACTGGACTGACAGAACAAATGTTGGAAGAGCTCTGCAGCTACTGTGAACATAACTTgctttttcttgtattttgaaGGGGCTTCTGCCAACCTTTGACGGAGGGTGATCTAACCACCCTGAACAATCTCAGTGAAATGGGAAAAGGCCAAAGACAAGGCCGGCCCTGCCGGAccagagcagctggaggagcGAAGCAGACCCGCTGCTCGTCTGATGAACGAAGGCCGAGGGCAacgcagctgctgcaggaaaatgaCAAGCAGGCAGAAAGGGTATCTGACCCTCACACGCTTGTGCTGGTGTTTACTGGACTCCTGTAGTTGGATGCAGAtgcacagagaggaggagggactGATTGTGGATCAGTaatactgtgattttacaaaacTGTATTCTCTTCCTGTATGAAATGTGGGTTAAATTATGTTGATGCCACCACATGGAGAAGTACATTTTTGAAAAGTAGTCTAGTAGACAAACTTAAAATAAGTTCTGCAGAGCTAcactttatttgaatgaaatCTTCTGGTTTGTATGCTGTTGTTAGGGGTTTGAAATGATGTCCTGCTGAATGCATGTTTAAGAAGCCACACaagaaaaatgtatgaaatctATAACACATTATGCTTCAAGCACGGCAGCCTTTTTTCTCCGATATATTGGACTCTAACATATGTTGACACAAAGTTATGAAGACAGTAAGATGTCAGAATGGCCACATTTATAGAGCTAAATAAGTTTAGTATTTGCTCAGACAACAAACACCTGACGGTCTGGTTTCTGATTTCTTTCAAGTGGTTACTAATCACTGTAGAGTCCATGAAATctctgaaatctttaaaattccatgttttttcttgtgattttaaaTTAACAGGTGCATTAAATATGCAACAGATGAGCCTTTTTTCTCATGTAAAGATATTtcagtgtcacattttaaagaacAGCTTCCTTCTAAGAGACGTCTTTTGATAGATTTGCTCCATTCATCTACCAGCTGATAATTATGTAACACACATGCTAATTTCATGACAGCACTGTACAGTATTCCTGTTAGCAGAGCCTGGAGAAAACCAGAGTGGTATACATGGGCAGAATGATCAGaacaaacagaagagaaagaaatagaATACCCCACAGCTTAAAATACTTTGTAATATATCTAAATATTTGTCTGTCCTCTTTTCCTCTTACTGAGATTTGTGGTGCTCATTAGGCTCTgcgttatttttttgtgaactaCAGACATTTTAGGATTTTCCTCTTAAACCAACAATGAACTTTGCTGGTCTCTGGTCCTGGATGTGATTTGTGATTCTGACACTCCGTGGCATGTTGTTCGATCTAATCAGGCGGTTCAGTTTAGTCTGACTATTAATGTGgtcaatatttaaactgttgtcACTACAGCTTAAAGTAGTTCAGAGCAGACTGAGCCTCGGGGTCAGGGAATCCCCTCTTGATTTTCAGGATGTCCTCACATGGAGTACATTTGAAAATCCTCGATTGTGCCTGGGGCCTTGGCGGTAAATCAATGTGGTGACACTTTCTGCACAGTAACAACCTTGGCACCATGTGGGTGTTGGCTGAGTTTAGCTTTAACAGCTGATCCAGATACACCAGCCTCAGGCCTGCAGGTTTTTCAGTGAGCACAGACTCCATCCAGCTCGTACATCTGCACTGTGCACTAATGACAGAACAACTAATTTATTACCGAGACTAAAGATGTCAAGAAGACAAGATGATCGCTGTTTTTACAGTCGTAAAAGCGACCCTAAGCAACTGGCTGAAGTTCTGATTTCTCCGGTTTGCCTCCTTAGCATCTGTGCTACTTTAATATTTATCTTTTGGCTTTAAACACCCAAAGTACAAATAATATCATCTGATTTTAACTTTACTGCCATGAGGGGATGTCATTTTGAATTAGTCTGTAATCTGAAACCTGTGAAAGCTTTCTTGTTTTGGACCCAACACAGAATGCTTTGAACACTAAGCTGAATCTTCAGTTAATAAGGTCTCTGGTCATCCGTAGTGATGCTCTGTTGATGATTAACACTCTAAATGGCAGACAATAGAAGAAAACACTTGTGATGCTGAGTAGCctccaaaatgtaaatgtgcCCAAATAAACACAATCAGACTTAGGACTGGACTAATAAAATATTCTGCACCTCCCAGAGATCATTTCCATATAAAGACCTCTAACCAGTTAGAATCAAGCCACACAGCAGCACAAggatatatatttaaatattaaaattcacCCAATATGGAGCAGTTCTGTTGAGCTTTATCTGGACCAGAGATGTCTCTGTTGGCTCCTACACTTATCTGTTGTGTATCACACCAGCAGTGAGATATGCAAACTATGACAAGCGACTGTTACTCTGAGCAGCACACATTATGTGCAGCTGCTGGACTGGAGGCTAGAGACGTTGGCAGGTTGCCAGCTGGGATTTCTGGGCCCATGACAGTGAAGTGTGGTTGAGGAAAATGAATAAGTAGTGTTCTTTCTGTAAGGTGCCCTCGAGTGTGACGTTTTACTCACACGGCTCGACGGAGATTAGATGTACTGCAAGGAAGTGAAGCTTTATCTTGTGAATGTCAGACTACGCTGGACCAGGACAACTCAGTGTCAATTCAAAATGTATTGCTTTAATGTATTGCTTGAATATAGTCATTTATCTCTCTAATATAAATTAATGCAACATTATCTACAGTACTTCAAAATAAACCTTATGTACAAACATTAACAATTCACTTATGATGAGCTAACATTTCCTCTTGTACAGCCTTCTGggtttaaaaacaatgtaaaagcaGCAAGTGTGAACTTTGAATATCTTTTGTAACTTCTGTTTATACAAATCCACCAGAGGTTCAAGAACCAATTCAAATGCAAATATGAATTCACATGCGATTGTGTTTGCTCTTGAATGGCTGTCCAGGAGAGCACACAGAAACCTCCCCCTCTTTCAGACCGCTGGTCTAATCTCACTTCAAAGCCATCCTTCTTTCCACAGTGACAAAACGCTCCAGGCTCCAGGGACGGAGACATCCCGTCTGtctgtggtgtgtgtttgtgtgtgagtcagGCTGGTGTGTTTCCCCTCTCCCACAGAGGAGCAGCTGTAACTGGCTCAGGTGTACTCACACAGGTGACCACAGCCGGCAGGACAGTGAGCGCTGCTCTTGAGCCAGTTCATCATGTGCTCCAGATGTCCACCGTGGCTGCAGCCCTGGCACCACACAAACAGTCCCTTCACCACATGGTGACACACGgcacacacactggcacactGGTGGCACCTAAAGGAAACACACATGATGCTTGTCAGAACCTGTTCCATGTCAGAGATAAATTAATTCTCAGTGTACAGCGACAAGTGGCATTTAAgaccaaagagaaaaacattaaatataagaATCAGCAAAGGCTAGGGAACCACTGCTAGGCAACCAGGGGAATCTCCTGACAAAGTGCATCTCTcagtgttttatcatttttgcacGTTGTTAATTTCATACAGAAGAAATGAATAAGATCCAACATGTTAATCAGAGAGCTTCAGAGGTTCTtctagctgttttttttacctttggaGAGCAAGACCAGCTATTTATCACAGCACCCAACAGGCTTGTTTTAAGTATTTCATGATCGCCTGATcactgcacagtggcgtagtggttagcactttcaacttgcagctagaagatccccagttcgcgtcccggccttcctgggatctttctgcatggagtttacatgttctccctgtgcatgtgtgggttttctccaggttctctggcttcctcccacagtccaaagacatgctgaggttaactgattattctaaattgtctgcaggtgtgaatgtgtgattggttgtctttatatgtagccctgcgacagactggtgacctgtccatggtccccctgccttcaccccaagacacctgggatagactccagccccccacgaccctaatgaggataaagcggtgtatagataatggatggatggataatcgGCTGATTACAATTATTCGAGTTAACTGCAAAATTTTTGCACAATCATTAGAAATGTTTCTATTCACCAGTATAAGAAGAGCTGGAGAAAACTaacagaaatgtcattttaaatgactgTTTTCAAGTTTTTCATCGGTTACTTCCTACTTCTGCTGTGGTTTAATGGCAGCAACTATTTATCCTGCTGAACTTAATTTCTGGCTATCAGTAGCAAAGaaggatttagttgcaaagCCAAACACTACAGCACTGCTGTGGGCACATTTTGGATTTAAGCCAAATGAAAAAAGCAGAGCCCAACAACATGCAGGAGATGATTTGCCAGATTTGCAGCAAAGAGGTGGCATTCAAAGGCACTAATACTGCTAATCTGAAGCTAATGGAGGcatgaaattaacaaaaaaagacaaaccatTAATTGCAGCTGCTTGTACAAGAAAGAATTGTCAAATTTCATGATCATGACAGCTCTAGTTCCTTTATGCTGAGTTAGCCCTCTTCTAGCTGTGGCTTCATACTTTCCATACAGACAAGATAGTATAGATATCAACCTTATTTTCAATATTAGATGTTAACATCTTGTTTGTTGTGtcataaaagctaaaaaagcAAGTAAGTCGAAACTCccttttattaaaatttaactgcaagagacaaaacatcATGAGAGTGACCAAGTCAATCT
This window harbors:
- the anks3 gene encoding ankyrin repeat and SAM domain-containing protein 3 isoform X2 — translated: MSELSDEASESEQLGASLSLWLGDSLVRPEELDVPLDLHTACSIGQYDVVAECIKKREVDLNGKNIGGWTPLMYAAYIGHDNIANLLLEAGVNVNATTAKGLTPLMLAASCGNESIAYFLLQQGAELELKDCRGWTALFHCTSTGHQQMVKFLLDNNADANVKEPGSGFTPLMEAAASGHEIIVQYLLDHKVKVDDRNAKGESARALAMMYGYTKIVSLIDSRTPRMKPGHFEDLSSSEDSDSAPPRTRPGRNRVKGVSIHDGPQAIAKFRVGGTSKLCEPPAVLPGYMTFRDIGEQNDGICYRDVTSPINEMDGQSNSSRDDSPFFDNDMPTMRSSSSSSEGLSHVIGLNWEGSVESNEDSDQCKKSSFRRANKGHHSKGKTRHGSNDAAHSSGTGNCGLPTHDLAEFLEQIGFSKYLPLLEEQDIDLRIFLTLTENDLKEIGITLFGPKRKMTSAIARWHSSARPPSDALEQAYADQLEAEMQEMAIQLHKRCEEVESLQSQVSQEKELRTVMEGCLMEDKMAWKRVHAELVENHRLAQDLSSTLAKARASRTELLSCFTADGNSMEDKTKSDTGAKAGEELMKKLDSFEEELAGTLQIMLQSLRRLSAPEKVSDSWERP
- the anks3 gene encoding ankyrin repeat and SAM domain-containing protein 3 isoform X1, translated to MSELSDEASESEQLGASLSLWLGDSLVRPEELDVPLDLHTACSIGQYDVVAECIKKREVDLNGKNIGGWTPLMYAAYIGHDNIANLLLEAGVNVNATTAKGLTPLMLAASCGNESIAYFLLQQGAELELKDCRGWTALFHCTSTGHQQMVKFLLDNNADANVKEPGSGFTPLMEAAASGHEIIVQYLLDHKVKVDDRNAKGESARALAMMYGYTKIVSLIDSRTPRMKPGHFEDLSSSEDSDSAPPRTRPGRNRVKGVSIHDGPQAIAKFRVGGTSKLCEPPAVLPGYMTFRDIGEQNDGICYRDVTSPINEMDGQSNSSRDDSPFFDNDMPTMRSSSSSSEGLSHVIGLNWEGSVESNEDSDQCKKSSFRRANKGHHSKGKTRHGSNDAAHSSGTGNCGLPTHVGLPPSYTGPKDLAEFLEQIGFSKYLPLLEEQDIDLRIFLTLTENDLKEIGITLFGPKRKMTSAIARWHSSARPPSDALEQAYADQLEAEMQEMAIQLHKRCEEVESLQSQVSQEKELRTVMEGCLMEDKMAWKRVHAELVENHRLAQDLSSTLAKARASRTELLSCFTADGNSMEDKTKSDTGAKAGEELMKKLDSFEEELAGTLQIMLQSLRRLSAPEKVSDSWERP